TATCGATGTGGAGCGGGGCGAGTCTATAAGTGATTTTAGTATATTCATGTCGCCGTTTTCTGATGGTAGTTTAAGAATCACCGGCATGGCTATTACTTTCCCAATGGTCGATACTATTTCACCATTGCCTTTAGGCTATCATGAATTAGCGGTTATAAGAATCGCTTTGGATGATACTGTTGCTGAAGGTTCTCATCTACCAGTAGCATTTGATTGCAGCAATGAATATGGAAACGCAATTGTGGACAGCGCTGGATATATTATTATTATTCCGGTTGTTGTTGATGGTGAGATTGTTATTAACCGGACTGCCGACATTTATAATGATAATCAGATACCTTACAATTTATCTTTGGGTAATAATTATCCAAATCCGTTCAATGCCGGCACGAGTTTTGAGTTTGTCATAAATGAACATGGTTATGTCAAATTCGAGATATATGATATTTTGGGCAAAAAGGTAGCTTGTTTATTCGATTCATATACTTCAGCGGGGACTTATACACTTCGATGGAATGGATTTTCCGATAGCGGCCAACCGGCTGCTTCAGGAGTTTACTTGTATATGTTGTCATTGGATGGAAAAGATGCCGTAAAGAAGATGACTTTACTAAAATGATTTTAATTGTACTTCTAGGAGATAATTTGAAAATAGGATATAAATAGAATGAATATCTTAATGCTTAAGGAGGATAACTCTATACAAATGGATATGCTTAGTGTTTTAATTAAATGTATTTTTTGCAAAAAGGTAATTGTTATAAAATGAATGGTGTTAGAGATGTTTAATAGAGAATGCCTTTTGCTAAGGAATTTTAAAGTTTATTTTCTTACGGTGTTATTCTTTTGTGTATGTTTTACGGGCAATCTTTTTGCCCAAATGGATACGCTTAAAATTATGAGCACCAGCGGCGAACAAGGTGATATAGTTGAATTAGATGTAGAATTGTACAATCATTCCATTGATGTTAGAAGTTTTGCACTTTTTATGGCTTATGATCCGAACGTT
The nucleotide sequence above comes from Candidatus Zixiibacteriota bacterium. Encoded proteins:
- a CDS encoding T9SS type A sorting domain-containing protein, whose protein sequence is MKKAIILAVLLTASVPFNSSLSQEVDSLMLSTSYIYQGDTASLVLSLVNQTIRVGGFSTRIFLADSTKARFIDVERGESISDFSIFMSPFSDGSLRITGMAITFPMVDTISPLPLGYHELAVIRIALDDTVAEGSHLPVAFDCSNEYGNAIVDSAGYIIIIPVVVDGEIVINRTADIYNDNQIPYNLSLGNNYPNPFNAGTSFEFVINEHGYVKFEIYDILGKKVACLFDSYTSAGTYTLRWNGFSDSGQPAASGVYLYMLSLDGKDAVKKMTLLK